The genomic segment CCCGTGCTTGCCGGCCTTGGTGAAGTCGCGATCGTCACTCGCGGGATTGCCCACGTCCACGATCGGGTCGAACTGCATGGGCGCGGCCTGCTCCGCGGGGGGGGGCGCCACCGCGGCCATCGCGACGCTCTGGTCGGCGCTCACCTCGCTCACGAGGGTGGCATCGGCCGGATGCTGCCAGCTGGACAGCGGCACCTTCTGCCAGGCAGCCAGGCCGATCAGGCCCGCCGACGTGCCCAGCACGCCCAGGGTCAGAGACAAGCGTTTGACGTTGATGCGCAACTTCTTCATGGCGGTGGAAGCACCTTTCGACCCGGGCGGCGCGGCCGCAGGATCATCCAGAACGGGACAAGCTTCCTCATCGTATGGCCGGTAAGCCGCACCCTGCGGTGATCCCATCCACAAGGGTTCTGTCACCCCGACGGTCGCCAGCGCCGCATCGCGGCCCCGCTGGGGCGTTTGCTCCAAAGGACCCGGCAAGCTTCCCCCCGGATCGCCGACGCCCTCCAGATCTTTAATCTATCCTTAACGAAATATTTGCCCCAAGTTAGAGGATAAGACTGGTGCAGGTGGGAGGGACGCGAGGGAGGAAACGCCGATTTCACGCGGGAAAGGTCTGCAGCGGCTGCTTCTGGCCGGGCTGATGTCTCTTCTGACCGCTTGCGGCAGCCCCCTTTCGGCGCCCCGAGGCGTCGTCACCCCGGTCGCCACGGAATGGGCCGCCGAAGGGGTCGAGCGGGGCGTCGATGTCGCCTTCAACGATGCGTACCTGGAACGAGCGGAGCTGAACGAGTCGCTTTGTCGCGCCAATCCTCGCAACACCGACAAGGCCCTGCTGCGCCTGATCAACGGGGCGCGCGATCACATCGACGGCGCCTTCTATGACATTGAGGACCTCGGCGTGGTCGACGCCTTGCTGCGCGCCCGCAAGCGAGGCGTCACGATCCGCCTCGTCACGGACAGTGACAACATGGTGGAGAAAGCCCATCCGGACCAAGCCCGGCAGGCGATCAGCCGGCTGAAAGGTGCCGGCATTCCAGTGATCGACGATCGGCGCTCGGGCATCATGCACCACAAGTTCATGGTGGTGGACAGCCGGGTGGTCTGGACCGGCTCGACCAACCTCACGCCCACGAGCCTCTACCGCCACAACAACAACGCCCTGACGATCCGCCAGGCGCGCCTGGCCAGCGCCTTCGAGCGTGAATTCGAACGGCTCTTCGTGCGCCGAGAGTTCGGCAAGGCCGCCCGTGTTGAAAGCCTGCCCAGTGACATCATTTCGATCGGGGAGGGCGCCACCGTGCAAGCCTTCTTCTCCCCGGCCGGACGCGGTCGGGCCGCCGTGGTCAAGGAATTGCAGGGGGCCCGCCAGCGGATCCGCTTCATGACCTTCTCACTGACCGATCCGGAGACCGGTGCCACCTTGATCGAAAGGTCCCGAGCGGGCGTCAAGGTGGAAGGCATTTTCGATCGCTGGCTGGCAGCCGGGCAGTTCAGCCTGTTCGAGAAATTCAAGGCTGCCAAACTGGAGGTGCGGAAGGATGGCAATGAGGCCCTGATGCACCACAAGATCATCGTGGTGGACAGCGGAACGGTCATCACGGGCTCCTATAACTACTCCCAGAACGCCGAGAACAACAACAACGAGGCCTTCTTGATCTTCCGGGGGGCCCGCAACCTGGCCCGCGCCTACACCGGAGAGTATGACCGTCTGCGCCACGCGGCCATCACCAACCGCCCCCCCGCCTACAAGGCCCCGGACCCGGAAGGACAGGCAGCCGAGGGGCCCTGAGCCAGCCGGGAGCTGAGGCTTTTCTGACCAGGGCAGCCGCTCACCAGGCAGGCGGCAGCGGCCCCAACGCGCCGGCAGCCACCAGTCCGACCAGGCCATTGGGAGCCTCCACCTTGTACCAGCTCCCCAGTCGCCCCATGTTGGTGACGATGGTGGCCGGCGGCAACTGGCCGATCACC from the Candidatus Sericytochromatia bacterium genome contains:
- a CDS encoding phospholipase D-like domain-containing protein, whose amino-acid sequence is MSLLTACGSPLSAPRGVVTPVATEWAAEGVERGVDVAFNDAYLERAELNESLCRANPRNTDKALLRLINGARDHIDGAFYDIEDLGVVDALLRARKRGVTIRLVTDSDNMVEKAHPDQARQAISRLKGAGIPVIDDRRSGIMHHKFMVVDSRVVWTGSTNLTPTSLYRHNNNALTIRQARLASAFEREFERLFVRREFGKAARVESLPSDIISIGEGATVQAFFSPAGRGRAAVVKELQGARQRIRFMTFSLTDPETGATLIERSRAGVKVEGIFDRWLAAGQFSLFEKFKAAKLEVRKDGNEALMHHKIIVVDSGTVITGSYNYSQNAENNNNEAFLIFRGARNLARAYTGEYDRLRHAAITNRPPAYKAPDPEGQAAEGP